Below is a window of Mycolicibacterium chitae DNA.
ACGGTATCCCGGCGCTCGAGTGGATGTCCCGAACAACCTCTACTCCTACTCGTTCTTCCACCACGACTGGCGGGAGAACTTCGCCCAGGCCGACGAGATCCGGCAGTACATCGACCGCGTGGTCGCACACTTCGACCTCGGACCCCACATCGAGACCGGCGTCGTCGTCGAGGGTGCCGAATGGGACGCCGAGGCCTGCGAATGGGTCATCACGACCAATTCGGCCGCCGGGACCGAGACCGTGCGTACCGCGGCGTTGATCACCGCAGCCGGCCTGCACAACACCCCGAACATCCCCAATTTTCCCGGCCTGTCCGAGTTCTCCGGCCAGGTGGTCCATTCGGCTCGTTGGACACCGGACGTCGACTACCGGGGGAAGCGGGTCGCCGTCATCGGCGCGGGCGCCAGCGCCATGCAGGTGGTCTGCAAGATCGTCGACGACGTCGAGCACATGACCGTCGTGCAGCCGGAACCGCACTGGATCACCCCCAACGAGCAGTACTTCCGGGAGCAGCCCGCCAGCCGGCACTGGCTGTTCCGGCACGTGCCCTTCTACCGCGCGTGGTTTCGGTTCCGGCTGTACTGGGTCTACACCGAGCGCAACTTCCCCGCGCTGCGCGTGGACCCCAAGGCGGCCGAGAAGGGCAAGCAGATCAGCTCCCTCAACGATGCCTACCGGCGGCACTTCACGGCCTATCTGCGCGCCCAGTTGGACGGCCGCGACGACCTCATCGAGAAGTGCACACCCAGCTACCCCCCATTCGGCAAGCGGTTGCTCATGGACAACGGCTGGTTCGCGACGCTACGGAAGCCGAACGTGACTCTCGTCGCGGAGGGCGTCGATCACCTGACCGAGAACACCCTGGTGTCCACCTCCGGTGACGAGCACGAGATCGACGTGCTGATCCTGTGCACCGGCTTCCAACAGCAGCGCTACCTCTACCCCATGGAGCTGCGCGGACGCGACGGCATCGAACTGCGCGACTCCTGGAGCGACGACAACGCCCGGGCCTACCTGGGGCTGTCCGCCCCGCAGTTCCCCAACCTGTTCTTCCTGTTCGGTCCCAACACCAACCCGCCCGGTGGCAGTTGGCTGACCATCGCCGAGGCACAGGTGCGTTATGTCGTCGACCTGCTGACGCGGATGGTCCGCGACGATATCGCCGCGGTCGAATGTCGGCCGGAGCCGTTCGAGGACTACAACACCGAAGTCGACGCCAACAACAACGCCATGGTGTACGCGATCGACGGCGTGCAGAACTACTACCGCAACAGCGCAGGGCGGGTGGTCACGAACTCGCCGTGGGCCGTACCCGACTACTTCGCGCTCACCTCGGAGCCGAATCTGGCCGACTACACCGTGGTCCACCGCGGCACCGAAAAGTCTTGAGCAGTAGCCACTATCGACAAGGAATGACACATGTCTGAAGAAGCCTTCATCTACGAGGCCATTCGCACACCGCGCGGCAAGCAGCGGGGCGGGGCACTCAACGAAATCAAGCCCATCAGCCTGGTCACCGGCCTGATCGACGAGATGCGCTCGCGCTATCCGGATCTGGACGAGACGCTGATCAGCGACGTCATCCTCGGCGTGGTCTCCCCGGTCGGGGATCAGGGTGCGGTGCTCGCGCGCACGGCGGTGCTGGCCTCGGGCATGCCCGAGACCACCGGCGGTGTGCAGCTCAACCGGTTCTGCGCCTCGGGTCTGGAAGCGGTCAACATGGCCGCCCAGAAGGTGCGCTCGGGCTGGGACGACCTGGTCTACGCCGGTGGCGTGGAGTCGATGAGCCGCGTGCCGATGGGCTCCGACGGCGGCGCCTGGTCGAACGATCCCGATACGGCCTATGAGGTCAGCTTTGTGCCCCAGGGCATCGGCGCGGACCTGATCGCCACCATCGAGGGCTTCTCGCGTGAGGACGTCGACGCCTACGCCGCGCGTTCGCAGCAGCGCGCGGCCGCAGCGTGGTCGGGCGGCTACTTCGCCAAGTCGGTGGTCCCGGTGCGTGATCAGAACGGTCTGATCGTGCTGGACCAGGACGAGCACATGCGCCCCGGTTCCACCGTGGAGAGCCTGGGCAAGCTCAAGCCCGCCTTCGACACGATCGGAGCCATGGGCGGTTTCGATGATCTCGCTTTGCAGCACTACCACTCCGTGGAGAAGATCAACCACGTCCACCACGGCGGTAACTCGTCGGGGATCGTCGACGGTGCCGCGCTGGTATTGATCGGTAGCGAAAGTGCGGGGAAGGCCCAAAACCTGACCCCGCGGGCGCGCGTGGTGGCCACCGCGACCAGTGGTGCCGATCCGGTGATCATGTTGACCGGTCCGACCCCGGCGACCCAGAAGGTGTTGGATCGCGCTGGGTTGACCGTCGATGACATCGATCTGTTCGAGCTCAACGAGGCGTTCGCGTCGGTGGTGTTGAAGTTCCAGAAGGATCTGAACATCCCGGACGAGAAGCTCAACGTCAACGGTGGCGCCATCGCGATGGGTCACCCGCTGGGCGCCACCGGCGCCATGATCACCGGAACCATGGTCGACGAGCTCGAGCGTCGCGGCGCTCGGCGTGCGCTGATCACGCTGTGTGTCGGCGGCGGTATGGGTGTGGCCACCATCATCGAGCGCGTCTAGAGAACGAGAGCCTGAGAAAATGACAGCTGAGAACACTATTGCGTGGGACAAGGATGCCGACGGCATCGTCACGTTGACGTTGGATGATCCGACCGGATCGGCCAACGTGATGAACGAGCACTACAAGGAATCGATGCACAACACCGTGCAACGCCTTGTGGCCGAAAAAGATTCGATCACCGGTGTGGTCATCACCAGCGCGAAGAAGACCTTCTTCGCCGGCGGCGACCTCAAGGACCTCATCGCGGTCGACAAGGACAAGGCCGCGGAGTTCTTCGCCGACGTCGAGGCGACGAAGGCCGACCTGCGGACCCTCGAGACGGCCGGCATCCCCGTGGTCGCCGCCATCAACGGCGCTGCCCTCGGCGGCGGCCTGGAGATCGCGCTGGCCTGTCATCACCGCATCGCCGCCGACGTGCGCGGCTCGGTGATCGGCCTGCCCGAGGTCACCCTGGGCCTGCTGCCCGGCGGTGGCGGCGTGGCCCGCACGGTCCGGATGTTCGGCATCCAGAAGGCGTTCACCGAGATCCTGAGCCAGGGCACCCGGTTCAACCCCACCAAGGCGCTCGAGATCGGACTGATCGACGAGTTGGTGGGCTCGGTGGACGAACTCGTTCCGGCCGCCAAGGCGTGGATCCAGCAAGAGCTCGACGCCAACCCGGAGGGTGCCGCCGTGCAGCCGTGGGATGCCAAGGGCTACAAGATGCCCGGCGGCACCCCCGCCACTCCGGCGCTGGCCGCGATCCTGCCGTCGTTCCCGGCGCTGCTCAAGAAGCAGGCCAAGGGATCCCCGACCCCCGCGCCGCGCGCCATCCTCAACGCCGCGGTCGAGGGCGCCCAGGTCGACTTCGACACCGCCAGCCGCATCGAGAGCCGCTACTTCACGTCGTTGGTGACCGGCCAGACCGCCAAGAACATGATCCAGGCGTTCTTCTTCGACGTGCAGGCCATCAACGGCGGCGCGTCGCGCCCCGACGGCATCGCCAAGCAGGACATCAAGAAGATCGGCGTGCTCGGTGCGGGCATGATGGGCGCCGGTATCGCCTACGTGTCGGCCAAGGCCGGCTACGACGTTGTGCTCAAGGACGTCAGCCTCGAGGCAGCCCAGAAGGGCAAGGCCTACTCGGAGGGCCTGGAAGCCAAGGCGCTCAAGCGTGGCAAAACCACCGAGGAGAAGTCTGCGGCGTTGCTGGCCAAGATCACCCCGACCGCCGATGCCGCGGACCTCAAGGGCGTCGACTTCGTCATCGAGGCGGTCTTCGAGAACACCGAACTCAAGCACAAGGTGTTCGGTGAGATCGAGGACATCGTCGAACCCAACGCCATCCTCGGCTCGAACACCTCCAGCCTGCCGATCACGGGCTTGGCCACCGGCGTCAAGCGCCAGGAGGACTTCATCGGGATCCACTTCTTCTCCCCCGTCGACAAGATGCCCCTCGTCGAGATCATCAAGGGCGAAAAGACTTCCGACGAGGCGCTGGCCCGGGTGTTCGACTACACCCTGGCCATCAAGAAGACCCCGATCGTCGTCAACGACAGCCGCGGCTTCTTCACCAGCCGGGTGATCACCACGTTCCTCAACGAGGCGATGGCGATGCTCGGCGAGGGCGTCGATCCCGTCAGCATCGAGCAGGCCGGCGGCCAGGCTGGCTACCCCGCGCCCCCGTTGCAGCTGCTCGACGAGCTCAACCTGGAACTGCTGCAGAAGGTTTCCGACGAGAACCGCAAGGCCGCCGAGGCCGCGGGTACCGAGTATCGGCCGCATCCCGGGGACGCCATCGTCGACAAGATGATCGAGATCGGTCGTCCGTCGCGACTCAAGGGTGCGGGCTTCTACTCCTACGTCGACGGCAAGCGCGTCGGCCTGTGGCCCGGGCTGAAGGAGACCTTCAACTCAGGAAGCTCGGATATCCCGCTGCAGGACATGATCGACCGGATGCTCTTCGCCGAGGCCCTCGAGACCCAGAAGTGCCTCGACGAGGGCGTGCTGACCTCGACCGCCGACGCGAACATCGGCTCCATCATGGGCATCGGCTTCCCGCCGTACACCGGTGGTAGCGCGCAGTTCATCGTCGGCTATCAGGGCGAGCTCGGCGTCGGCAAGGAAGCCTTCGTCGCCCGCGCCAAGCAACTGGCCGAGCGTTACGGCGACCGCTTCGCCCCGCCGGAATCGCTGGTGTAACGATGCGGTTCTCGGTGTCGCTGCCCCGTCCCGACGGGACGGGACAGACGGCTATCCCCGCGCTGGTGGAGGTGGCGCGCGCCGCCGAGGAGGCCGGCTTCGACGCGGTGTCGGTGACTGACCACCCGTTCCCATTCCTGGGAACGGGGTCGGTCAGCCACCGCACCTACGACCCGTTCACGTTGCAGGCCTACGTGGCTGCGGCGACGGAACGGATCCGGCTGCACTTCAGCCTGCTGGTAGCCTGCCACCGCAATCCGTTCCTCACCGCGCAGATGATCGCCACCCTCGACGAGGCCAGCGACGGCCGCACCATCATCGGCATGGGCGCGGGCTACAACCGCACCGAGATCGAGGCCCTCGGCGGCGATTTCGCGCGGCGGGGACCCGCGGTCGACGAGGCCGCACAGGCCATGCGTTCGGCGTGGACCGGTGAACCGGTCCACGCCGACGGCCAGGGTTGGACCGCCACCGGCAACCAGTTGTTCCCCGCCCGCACCCAGGCCCCGCCGCTGTGGCGGGGCGGCAACTCCCGCTCGGCAATCCGCAGCGCTGCAACCCATTTCGACGGCTGGGCGCCGTTGGAGGTCCCGGATCCCACCGTGGCTGCACTGGCTGGGACGAACGCCCTGACGATCGAAGCGTTACCCGAAGCGGTGGACACCTTCAAGGCGCAGTGGCGTGCGGCCGGGCGCACCGGTGATCCCGACATCTGCTTCGTCCGGTCCTGGCCGGACTGGCTGGCCGAACCGGCGAGCATCACCGCCGACGTCGAGGCGCTCGCCGCAGCCGGTGCCACCTGGGTGGAATTCACCATCGCCGGCAGCACCCACCGCGAGCACGTGCAGTGCATCCAGGACACCGCCGGTGTCCTACGGGCGGCGGGCCTGCTCGCGCGGCCCTGACTCCCCCTTAGGACACCGAGCGAGACTGGTCCTTCCAGTAACGCTCGCGCAGTTCGCGTTTGGCAACCTTGGCCGCCGGGGTCAACGGCAGGGCATCGACGAAGTCGACGCTGCGCGGGGCCTTGTAGCGGGCGATCAGCGCTCCGCAGTGCTCCCGCAACTCCTCGGCGGTCGCGGACGCGCCGTCGTGCAGCACGACGACCGCGTGCACGCGTTCGCCCCATTTGTCGTCGGGCACGCCGATCACCGCGCTGGTCGCCACGCTCGGATGCTGGGCCAGCGCGTTCTCCACCTCGGCGGAGTACACGTTCTCCCCGCCCGAGACGATCATGTCCTTGATGCGGTCGACGATGAACAGATAACCGTCGGCGTCCATGTAGCCGCCGTCGCCGGTGTGCATCCAGCCGCCGCGCAGCGCCTCGGCGGTTTCCTCCGGCCGGTTCCAGTAGCCGAGCATGACGTGCGGCCCCCGAGCCACCACCTCCCCGACCGTGCCGCGCGGCACCTCGTTGTCGTCGTCGTCCACGATCTTGACCTCGGCGATCGGGACCGCCCGCCCGGCCGAGCGCAGCATCGCGGGATCCCGGTGATCGTCGGCGGTCAGCACCGTGGTGGTCGGGGACAACTCCGTCATCCCGTAGGCCTGCAGCAGCCGCACCTCCGGCAGCAACCGCATGGTGCGCTCCAGCAGGGCCTGCGAGATCGGCGAGGCCCCGTAGAGCAGGTGCCGAAGGCTGGACAGGTCGTGGGTGCGCGCCGCCGCGGAGTCCACCAGGGTCTGAATCATCGTGGGGGCCAGGAACATATCGGTGATCCGGTACTGCTCGATGGCCGCGGCCACGCTGTCCGCGCTGAACCCCGGCAGGATCACGTGCGTCCCGCCGACCACGTTGCGCGCGACCCAGCCCGACCCGTCGGCCAGATGGAACATCGGCGCGCTGTGCAGCAACCGGCCGCGCGGCTGCAAGAACTGTCCGGTGGCCAACGCGCCCAGCGCCGCGGCCATCAGGTTGGCATGACTGAGCATCACGCCCTTCGGGGTTCCCGTCGTGCCGCCGGTGTAGTAGATCGCGGCCAGCGCGTCCTGGCCGCGGCGGGCGTCCTCGACCGGGTCGTGCGCAGCGATGAGGTCCTCGAATCCGTGCACGCCGTCCGGCCGGGCGCGCTCGCCGGTGTGCACGTAGGCGCGCACCACCGGTGCCAGCGTGCGCAGTTCGTCGACCACGTCCAGGAAGCTGTCGTCGACCACCAGCACCGCGGCACCGCAATCCTCGAGCGAGAACGCGATCTCGCGCGGGCTCCAGCGGGTGTTCACCGGGACGACGACGGCGTCGGCCCAGGGGGTGGCGAACAGCACGTCGTGGTAGTCGTCGCAGTTCTGGGCGAGGATCGCCACCCGGTCCCCGCTGCCCACGCCGAGGCTCTTCAGCGCCCCAGCGAACCGCGCGGCGCGGTCGGCACTCTGCGCCCACGTCCGGACGCGTTCCCCGAACACCGTGGCCGGCAGATCCGGCGTCTGCTGAACAGCTCGGTGCAATGCCTGCGTGAGATACATGGTTAGTACTCGTTTCGGTGGTGAACAGTTACTGACAAGCCCTTGGCCTGCAATATTGCCACTTGACATTAGCACTAATTTCGTTAGATTGGTCACAGAAGCGCGTTGAAACGCTCTCCGCGGAGGCCCCGAACAGGCCCTTTGCAGCGGCGGGCGCTCCTTCTGCTCGGAACTGCAAGAAAGGTATGGAGATGACAGAGACGCTGACCCGAGAAGCCGACGCCGGCAGCAGCCGGGAAGCTGACTATTTGCAGCGCGTGCGGTCCATCACTCCGTTGATCCGGGCCGAGGCCGAGAGCATGGAGCGGGCCCAGACCCTCTCCGACACGGTGCGCGCCGCGATCGCCGAGCAGGACCTGCATTACATGCTGGTTCCGACCGAACTCGGCGGCGGCGGGCTACTGCCGAGCGAGGGCCTGCGCGTCTACGAGGAAATGGCCAAGGCCGATGCGTCCACCGCGTGGGCGTTCATGGCGACCTCGTGGTCCACCGCCGAGGTCATCGGCTACCTCAAGCCCGAGGTGGCCAAGAAGCTCACCAGCGGGGACGAGCCCTTCATCGTCGCGGGACAGCTACTCCCCCGCTACCCGGCCAAGCAGGTCGAGGGCGGGCTGATGGTCGAGGGCAACTTCAACTTCGCCAGTGGCTCGGATCACGCCACCTGGATCGGCGCCGGTGTGTTCGTCGCCGACGAGGACGGCAACACGATCCCCGGCGAGGACGGCCAGCCCCAGCCCCGGGTCGCCATGTTCCCCAAGGCCGAGATCGACCTGAAGCAGAACTGGGATGTCTGGGGCCTGGGCGCCACCGGCAGCCATGACTACCGGGTCGACAACAAGTTCGCGCCCGACGAGCACACCATCGTCACCTTCGGCGGCAAGCCCTACCGCTCGGAGACCATCTACAAGCTGTCCAACGAGTTCGTCGGCCCGCTGCCGCACGTCCCGATCGTGCTCGGGATCGCCACCCGCGCGCTGGAACTCCTTGCCGCGGTAGCGATCAAGAAGTTCCGCCCCAACTACGGCGGCCCGATCGGCGAGGCCGAGATCTTCAAGCTCGAGTTCGCCCGGATGGAAGCGCTGCTGCACGCCGTGCGGCTGTCCTTCTACGATCTGGTCCGCTCGACCGAGGCGACCGTGGAGGCCGGCGGCACCCGCACCACCGAGCAGATGGCCCGGATGCGCCAGCAGCTGTCCTGGAGCCACGAGGCCGCCGACACCATCGTCGGCTTCGCCCACCGCTGGAGCGGCAGCCAGAGCATCGGCCGCACCGCCACCCTGGGCCGGTACGTGCGCGACATGCAGGTCGCCACCCAGCACCTGCTCGTCGACCCGAAGTGGTTGGCCGACGCGGCGACCGATCTGCTGCCGATCTACGCGGCGGCCGCCGAGTCCTGATCCCGGCTTCCGCGAAGGCCCGGTACCCCCGCTTTGGGGGTACCGGGCCTTCAACTTTCTGAGCGTCGGCCAGGTGCGGCTGCGTCTAGGATCGCAGCCACATACTGACCACAGTCCTCGACACAAGCCTAAAACCAAGGCACCCCAGCACTTTCCAGTGCTGGGGCGCCTCGTCGTCCTACTTCCGACCTACCGGTCAGCTGCCATCGGAGCCACCGTCGCTGCCCGAATCGCTGCTGCGTGAATCAGCGCCCTTGTCCTTCGAGGAACCGGCACCGGCCTTGACCGACGAGGACCCACGCTGTGGCTTGACGCCCAACCGCGACTTGATGGTTTCCGCCGTGGCGCCCACCTTCGCCCTGACCGATTCTCGCCGGTCGGCGATCCGCGACTTCACGGTGTCCTTATCCGCGTCCTTCTTCAGCTGCGACTTCAGCTTGGAGATGGCCGTCTCGGGAGCCGAGCCGGTGACATCCGAGACCGCGTTCGCCGATTCGGCACGCTCGGGTGCCTCCTCGGCTGCCTGCGTGACAGCGGTGTCGCGCTGCGGTGCACCAGCTTTGACGAGTTCCCGCGCTTCTTGCCGCGCGACCACCGGCTCCACGGGCGTGACGGCCGCTCGCAGATCCACCTCAGACTCCTGCGGCTCGTCGGAGGCCGCAGGCGAAACTCGCGACGCCGGAACCGACTTGGCGGTCGCCTTCTCCATCCGCTCGATGACTTCGGCGGTCACCGCGCGATTGAACTTCAACAGGGAGAACCCGGCGTCGCTGATACCGCGGTTGAGGGCGGTCGCAATGGCCACGGGATCATGAGTAGCCAGCGACGTTCCCACCGACTCCGCCGCCGCCTGCCACTGACGTGACAACGTACGGATCTGGAGCCTGAGCTCGGCGCCGAAAGTGCGCTCCGGGCTGAACTCCTGACCGTTCCAATTCACCAACGTCCAGCCGTCCTCGGGATTACCCTCGACCACGACGTACGCGGTGTTGCTCAGCGACTGCCCGAGCAGCTCCATCTTCTGCACGGCGGTGAGGTTGTCCACGTTCATGAACGTCCAGAACATCATCGCGGCACCGTGCGAGAACACGATGGGGTTGCGGTCACCGTTGTCGTACATCGTCTGCAACGCCCCGCCCATGCGGTCGTTGAACTCGTTGCCGTCGATGGAACCGGGAATCCGGGCGTCGAGGTTGCCCTGCAGCGACCACGCCAGCGGGGCCTGCATGTACCCGCTTGCCGCTTCGCTCTCCGGCGTGCCCTCGTAGTCACCGGCCTCGATCTCCTGGAGACCCGCCAGGACCTGGACCGGCAGGCCGAGGTAGCTGGACATCGGTGCGGCGGTCTGCTGCGTACGCACCATCGTCGAGGCGTAGATCGCGTCGTAGTTCTTGTCGCCCAACGTGCCGACCAGAGCCTCAGCCTGCTGCTGCCCCAGCTCGGAAAGGACCGGGCCCGGAGTCGAGGAATCGATGCTGCCGGAGGCATTTCCGAGGGACTGACCGTGACGCACGAACGTCACCCTCATCAATTCGGCCGCCGCCGCTGGGATCGCCGCACCGACCAACAGGGCGAAGGCCGCGACAACAGCCGTCAGCCAGAGCGTATATCGTCGTCGCCCCGGCCTCGTATAGAGCGCACCGTTCATGGGTACTGCCTTTCGTAATGAAGGGATGGGTGTTTCTAGGGCACAACACATCCCGGCTCGACCTTGCAGGTCGAGCCGGGATGTGGAGTCAGCGCTAGTCTTTGAGGTGCTTACGCACGAAGGCGCCGGCCTCGTCGGCGGCCTGGACGCCCTCCGGCAGGATCGAGGCGAACAACGGCCAGACGTGGACCATGTCGTCGTAGAGCGAGACGGCCGCGGTGCCACCCCGTTCGGTGATCGCCATCGCCGCGCGGTTGGAGTCGTCGAGCAGCACCTCATGGGAACCGACCATGAACAGCGCCGGGGGCAGGCCGCCCAGGTCGGCGAACACCGGCGAGGCCAGCGGGTCCTGCGGGTCGTGGCCCTGCAGGTAGGCCTCGCGCAGATTGG
It encodes the following:
- a CDS encoding flavin-containing monooxygenase, translated to MSHLADPSVINVEELRDALAAANVPCLIGVLYQLTGDSKWLDEPYRIAPTLGFEDLDDGGLPAERATEVREAAFAAVQDWAAGTPIAHRCPDGEELVKLMSAVMGEPISEKYTALAGEQLGFSPFVPADVSERCTQTGFSVVVVGAGFSGLAAAVHLKRAGIPFRVLERNDHIGGTWYEARYPGARVDVPNNLYSYSFFHHDWRENFAQADEIRQYIDRVVAHFDLGPHIETGVVVEGAEWDAEACEWVITTNSAAGTETVRTAALITAAGLHNTPNIPNFPGLSEFSGQVVHSARWTPDVDYRGKRVAVIGAGASAMQVVCKIVDDVEHMTVVQPEPHWITPNEQYFREQPASRHWLFRHVPFYRAWFRFRLYWVYTERNFPALRVDPKAAEKGKQISSLNDAYRRHFTAYLRAQLDGRDDLIEKCTPSYPPFGKRLLMDNGWFATLRKPNVTLVAEGVDHLTENTLVSTSGDEHEIDVLILCTGFQQQRYLYPMELRGRDGIELRDSWSDDNARAYLGLSAPQFPNLFFLFGPNTNPPGGSWLTIAEAQVRYVVDLLTRMVRDDIAAVECRPEPFEDYNTEVDANNNAMVYAIDGVQNYYRNSAGRVVTNSPWAVPDYFALTSEPNLADYTVVHRGTEKS
- a CDS encoding acetyl-CoA C-acetyltransferase; its protein translation is MSEEAFIYEAIRTPRGKQRGGALNEIKPISLVTGLIDEMRSRYPDLDETLISDVILGVVSPVGDQGAVLARTAVLASGMPETTGGVQLNRFCASGLEAVNMAAQKVRSGWDDLVYAGGVESMSRVPMGSDGGAWSNDPDTAYEVSFVPQGIGADLIATIEGFSREDVDAYAARSQQRAAAAWSGGYFAKSVVPVRDQNGLIVLDQDEHMRPGSTVESLGKLKPAFDTIGAMGGFDDLALQHYHSVEKINHVHHGGNSSGIVDGAALVLIGSESAGKAQNLTPRARVVATATSGADPVIMLTGPTPATQKVLDRAGLTVDDIDLFELNEAFASVVLKFQKDLNIPDEKLNVNGGAIAMGHPLGATGAMITGTMVDELERRGARRALITLCVGGGMGVATIIERV
- a CDS encoding 3-hydroxyacyl-CoA dehydrogenase NAD-binding domain-containing protein, translated to MTAENTIAWDKDADGIVTLTLDDPTGSANVMNEHYKESMHNTVQRLVAEKDSITGVVITSAKKTFFAGGDLKDLIAVDKDKAAEFFADVEATKADLRTLETAGIPVVAAINGAALGGGLEIALACHHRIAADVRGSVIGLPEVTLGLLPGGGGVARTVRMFGIQKAFTEILSQGTRFNPTKALEIGLIDELVGSVDELVPAAKAWIQQELDANPEGAAVQPWDAKGYKMPGGTPATPALAAILPSFPALLKKQAKGSPTPAPRAILNAAVEGAQVDFDTASRIESRYFTSLVTGQTAKNMIQAFFFDVQAINGGASRPDGIAKQDIKKIGVLGAGMMGAGIAYVSAKAGYDVVLKDVSLEAAQKGKAYSEGLEAKALKRGKTTEEKSAALLAKITPTADAADLKGVDFVIEAVFENTELKHKVFGEIEDIVEPNAILGSNTSSLPITGLATGVKRQEDFIGIHFFSPVDKMPLVEIIKGEKTSDEALARVFDYTLAIKKTPIVVNDSRGFFTSRVITTFLNEAMAMLGEGVDPVSIEQAGGQAGYPAPPLQLLDELNLELLQKVSDENRKAAEAAGTEYRPHPGDAIVDKMIEIGRPSRLKGAGFYSYVDGKRVGLWPGLKETFNSGSSDIPLQDMIDRMLFAEALETQKCLDEGVLTSTADANIGSIMGIGFPPYTGGSAQFIVGYQGELGVGKEAFVARAKQLAERYGDRFAPPESLV
- a CDS encoding TIGR03619 family F420-dependent LLM class oxidoreductase; translation: MRFSVSLPRPDGTGQTAIPALVEVARAAEEAGFDAVSVTDHPFPFLGTGSVSHRTYDPFTLQAYVAAATERIRLHFSLLVACHRNPFLTAQMIATLDEASDGRTIIGMGAGYNRTEIEALGGDFARRGPAVDEAAQAMRSAWTGEPVHADGQGWTATGNQLFPARTQAPPLWRGGNSRSAIRSAATHFDGWAPLEVPDPTVAALAGTNALTIEALPEAVDTFKAQWRAAGRTGDPDICFVRSWPDWLAEPASITADVEALAAAGATWVEFTIAGSTHREHVQCIQDTAGVLRAAGLLARP
- a CDS encoding acyl-CoA synthetase — its product is MYLTQALHRAVQQTPDLPATVFGERVRTWAQSADRAARFAGALKSLGVGSGDRVAILAQNCDDYHDVLFATPWADAVVVPVNTRWSPREIAFSLEDCGAAVLVVDDSFLDVVDELRTLAPVVRAYVHTGERARPDGVHGFEDLIAAHDPVEDARRGQDALAAIYYTGGTTGTPKGVMLSHANLMAAALGALATGQFLQPRGRLLHSAPMFHLADGSGWVARNVVGGTHVILPGFSADSVAAAIEQYRITDMFLAPTMIQTLVDSAAARTHDLSSLRHLLYGASPISQALLERTMRLLPEVRLLQAYGMTELSPTTTVLTADDHRDPAMLRSAGRAVPIAEVKIVDDDDNEVPRGTVGEVVARGPHVMLGYWNRPEETAEALRGGWMHTGDGGYMDADGYLFIVDRIKDMIVSGGENVYSAEVENALAQHPSVATSAVIGVPDDKWGERVHAVVVLHDGASATAEELREHCGALIARYKAPRSVDFVDALPLTPAAKVAKRELRERYWKDQSRSVS
- a CDS encoding acyl-CoA dehydrogenase family protein, whose product is MTETLTREADAGSSREADYLQRVRSITPLIRAEAESMERAQTLSDTVRAAIAEQDLHYMLVPTELGGGGLLPSEGLRVYEEMAKADASTAWAFMATSWSTAEVIGYLKPEVAKKLTSGDEPFIVAGQLLPRYPAKQVEGGLMVEGNFNFASGSDHATWIGAGVFVADEDGNTIPGEDGQPQPRVAMFPKAEIDLKQNWDVWGLGATGSHDYRVDNKFAPDEHTIVTFGGKPYRSETIYKLSNEFVGPLPHVPIVLGIATRALELLAAVAIKKFRPNYGGPIGEAEIFKLEFARMEALLHAVRLSFYDLVRSTEATVEAGGTRTTEQMARMRQQLSWSHEAADTIVGFAHRWSGSQSIGRTATLGRYVRDMQVATQHLLVDPKWLADAATDLLPIYAAAAES
- a CDS encoding histidine phosphatase family protein: MCCALETPIPSLRKAVPMNGALYTRPGRRRYTLWLTAVVAAFALLVGAAIPAAAAELMRVTFVRHGQSLGNASGSIDSSTPGPVLSELGQQQAEALVGTLGDKNYDAIYASTMVRTQQTAAPMSSYLGLPVQVLAGLQEIEAGDYEGTPESEAASGYMQAPLAWSLQGNLDARIPGSIDGNEFNDRMGGALQTMYDNGDRNPIVFSHGAAMMFWTFMNVDNLTAVQKMELLGQSLSNTAYVVVEGNPEDGWTLVNWNGQEFSPERTFGAELRLQIRTLSRQWQAAAESVGTSLATHDPVAIATALNRGISDAGFSLLKFNRAVTAEVIERMEKATAKSVPASRVSPAASDEPQESEVDLRAAVTPVEPVVARQEARELVKAGAPQRDTAVTQAAEEAPERAESANAVSDVTGSAPETAISKLKSQLKKDADKDTVKSRIADRRESVRAKVGATAETIKSRLGVKPQRGSSSVKAGAGSSKDKGADSRSSDSGSDGGSDGS